GTGCAATGCGCTGGCTTCAGGGTTCATTTAAATTTATTTTCTTAAGTACAATAAGTGTTATATTAATTATAATAATATGGTCAATGATAGGTCCACACGATAAATTAACAGCAATTATTTTAATAATGTTAAGTATGCATGTATTAGGACAAGTTTCAATTGAATTAGTAAGTGTAAAATTTCAACTTGAAGAAAATTATATGAATTTATCATTTTTTCAGGTTCTTCCACACGCAATTCGTTTAATTTTTATAGTTTCGCTTTCCTATTTTTCAACGAGTTTTAATTTTATTAAATTATCTGCTTATTCTTATGTATTTGTATCATTATTATTTTTTATTTTTAGTAGTTTTTTATTGTTTAGAATGTATAAAGGAATTTTTTTACTAAAAGGGCATTCAATACATTCTTTTCATGATGAACAGATTAAATATATTATTCCAAATATATTTAACGTTGTTAAGCAATCTTGGCCATTCGGTGTCGCAGCATTGTTTCATCTTATATATTTTCAAAGTGATATTATTTTGTTGAAGTATATGAAAAATGCAGAAATTGCAGGAATTTATAATGTTGCGTTTACAGTAATGCTTGCTGTTTATATGCTCCCGAGTGTAATTTATCAAAAATTTTTATTGCCAAAAATGCACCGTTGGGCACACCAGGATAGAAAATTTTTTTACAGAGTATACCGACAAGGAAATTTAGCTATGCTATTTTTGGGAGTAATAGCAATGGTTTCTATTTGGTTGTTAGCACCTTGGGGAGTTGTTTTCCTGTTTTCAGAGACTTATCAGGAAGCTACTAATTTATTGATGGTACTGTCTGTATCTGCGCCTATTATTTTTGTTGCAAGCAGTGTAGGAGCGACATTGGTTACGCAAGAACATATGATGATTAAAGTTAAATGTATGGGAGTAGTTGCTGGAGTTAATATATTTCTCAATATCTTATTAATACCAATCTATGGGGCGCTAGGTGCCGCCATTGCTACTATATTTAGTAATTGTATTTTATTGTCAATTTATTATTATTTTGCAGAAAAAGTAGTTTTTTTATCTGATAGAAATTAATCAATATGATAAATTTAAATTTACTAAATAAGCTTGATAACTTTAAATATTATCTTGATTCAGAAGATATTTGGTACAGGCCAAATTATTTATTAAAATATGATACGTATTTTCAAATGGGTGGATATGTATATGTTTATGTTTGCCCTCAAAATTTAATTACTTTAAAGTTAGTAATTTCATACCTAATAGAGAATAAAATTGAGTATAAGATTATTGGCGGTACAAGTAATATTGTTTTTCTGGATAAAATTAATTATTCAGTTGTTATTTCTACAAAAAACTTAAAAACTATTAGAGTTGCTGATTCAAGTGTTTATGTTGATTGTGGATATTCATTACAGGATTTTGTCCGCGTGGCTGTAACACATGGGTCTGAAGGGTTTGAGGGTCTAGAGGGTATTCCTGGTACTATCGGTGGCGCTTTATTTATGAATGCTGGCGCGTATGGTTATACAATTTCAGACAATCTTATCTCTGTAGATTGTCTGAATATCAATGGTGATTATTTTGTATTAGAAAAAAAAGATGGGTTATTTTCATACCGAACTTCAATATTTAAAAATGAAAAAATTATTATTCTCTCTGCGTGTTTCAATTTTAAATCTGGCAATAAAAAAGAAATTGAAAAAAAAATAGAAAAATTTCATATAGCTCGCCATTCATATCAAGAATTTGTATATCCAAATTTAGGAAGTATGTTTTCTTGTAAGGGTGATTTTTATTATAATCTTATAACTCACGACAAAATTAATATTATTAAATTTTATTTTTTGAAATTAATTTTTAAAAATTCTATCGCAAAATTTATAAATAGAAAAAAGCCTAATAATTCAATTTTCAACTGGTTTGTTAGTAAGCACATTAAAATTAATAATTATAAACCGTCAAATAAAAGTATGAATATTATGATTAATAATGGCAGCGATATATCAACTATCATTGATTATGCCATTCTTTTAAGAAATAGATTAAACAATAAAATTTACTTAGAAAACGAATTTATTGTCGAACCAAACATCTTTATTGATAAAGAATTACTATCTGTAATAGAGAAAATAAAATTATTACATAATATTGGAGGTAATTAATAATGAAAATTGCTTTGGTAACAATTCACGAAGCTAATAATTACGGTGCTATATTTCAAACTTACGCAACACAGATTGTCTTATCAATGTTTGGTGACGTTGAAATTGTAAACTATAAAAACCGCCATATATCCAGAAGTTTTGATTTGATTAGGTTTAATCTGTCTTTTCGCGGATTATTGTGGGCAGGCAGAGATGTTATGAGGATTTTGCCGAGAAAAAGGGTTATTAATAAATTTAAAAAATTTATCGATAGAAATTTTAAACTAACAAAAGTTTATAGTCAAAAAGATATTTTAAATAATCTTCTTCCCAAGTATGATGTCTATATTGCTGGCAGTGATCAAATTTGGAATCCTGCCTGCATTAGCAAGAACTGCACACTTGATCCGGTTTATTTCCTCGATTTTGTTCCTGAAAATTCGAGAAAAATATCATATTCTTCTAGCATAGGAGGTTATAACTACTCAGAATCGGAAAAAAAACAAGTTAAAAATTTTCTGCAAAAATATGAAGCAATCTCTGTCCGTGAGAAAAGCACTCAAACTCTATTGCACAAATTGATGGGTAAACACATCGTACATGTGCTTGACCCAACTTTGTTGTTAAGCAAAGAAGAATGGTTATGTGTTGGTAATTTACATGAGGGAAGCAAGCCAAACCAAAAATATATCCTTTTGTTTACAGTCCCTAAATTGCCCCTTATTAAGCAGGTAGTTGAATTTTTTTCAAAAAAACTTGGGTTAAATGTAATTTCAATTGAGCAAGGTTTAACTCCAGGAGCAAAAGTCGATTTACATATTAGAGATGCAGGGCCAGAAGAATTTTTAAAGCTTTTTGCTGAGGCAGAATTTGTTATTACAGATTCATTTCATGGGACATGTTTTGCGATTAATTTTTGTAAGCCTTTTGTTGCAGTATCAAGCGGTAAACATATTAATAGAATTGAAAGTTTATTAAATGTTGTTGGGCTAGAAAATAAACTAATTTTAGAAAAGTCTTCTTTATATGATTTTGATATAAATATTGACTATGATGCTGTACATGAGAAATTATTTCGTTCAAGAGATGAATCTCTTAATTTCCTAAAAAAATTACTAATTAATTAAAACAAATTATATTAATTCATTTTATAGTATTTATTTATGGATAACATATTGATGATTATTGATAACGGAAAAGAAAAATCTTTCGACGTTTTATTTATTTTATTAGTCTTGATTATTTTCTTAATTCCAAGTTTTATGTTTGTAGTTTTTAACCTTTCCTCGTTATCTGTTGGTTTGCTTGTTTCTGCGATTTTTGTTTTAATTATAAATTTTAAAATTATTTTATCTATAGATTTATCACTTAAAAAAAGTATTTTATGTTTAGCAATATTTTTATTGTTATTAATTCCATCATTTTATCAATACTATATGTTCAATATTATTAAACCGCTTGGTTCTTTTTCATTTATCTTAATAATTATTTCATCATATATATTTTCACATAAAATTGAGAAAATGACGTTCAATGTTTTATCAAAATCATTATTTATTGTTTTGATTTTTTTATTTAGTTTAGGTTGGTTAAGTATTCTATTGCCCATAAAGATTGGTCCTTATGCTTTTGTGAGTAAATCAGTTTTTCCATTTTCAGAAGAGAGTCATTATGCTCTATCTGTTGGACTGCTTGGCGTCGGATATGTCGCTACAGGGGAACGTAGTTCTTCATTTTTCGTGATTCTTAATTTAATTTTTTTCTCTATAATTTTCCCAAGTCTAACTATGCTTTTATTCTCAGTATTAAGTATAATTTTGTTAAGCCTAAGAATGAATATTTTAAAAATTATATTACTTATTATGATATTATCTTTACTTGCTATGCCAATTACAAGTAAATTTTTTCTTGATTCCGATTATTTTACAAGTAGGCTTAGCTTTTCTGAGACAAGAAATCTCACCACTCTTGTCTTTTTACAGGGGTGGTCTTTGGCTTACCAAAACTTTATAAAGACCAATGGGTTTGGTTTAGGTTTTCAAATGCTTGGGTTTCCTGGTACTCAACTAACTCCATTTACAGAGATAATTGAAAAAATTGATGTTGGCAGTGAGACAAACTTGTCTGACGGAGGGTTTCTCGCTTCTAAAATAATTGCTGAATTTGGAATAGTAGGTATTTTAATTTTACTTATGTACATGAAATTTATTATAAAATTTATAATTGAAAATTATTTTTATTGGAAAGATTTAAAAAATAATAGATATTGCTATGGCTTAAACAAATCAAAAAAAACGCTTCTTTTATCTGCAATTCTTTTTGGATTTATTGTTGAGTTTTTTTTCAGGGGGTACGGTTATTTTTCCCCTGGGTTATTTCTTGTACTCTCTGTTTTAGGGGCAAATTATAAACTTAATTTTTTCAAGTATTAAATATTAATTGTTAACAGAATTAGTGTTGGCTCTATTTTTAGCTTAAATACATTTGGAGATAATGTTGAGAATTATAGTAATTAATGATTATGGGGTAGTTAATGGAGGTGCATCTCAAATTGCGTTGTCAAGTGCAACTGTTCTTGCAAACAGAGGTTTTGATGTAACTTTCATTTCGGGGATATCTCTTCCAAAAAATATCGAGAATTGTTTTCCTTTTAAATTTTATAATTTCGATCATTTTGATTTACTGACTAACCCATCTAAGCTATCCGCAGCTTATCATGGAATTTGGGATCACCGATGTTCGAAGAAATTAGCAGCTATTCTTGAGGAATATGACCCAAGAAACACCGTAATTCATTTGCATACTTGGGTAAAATCATTGACATCGAGTA
This Desulfuromonadaceae bacterium DNA region includes the following protein-coding sequences:
- a CDS encoding oligosaccharide flippase family protein — its product is MVKRSGAAFRAVSYLWLGSILGAGCAFLTQIVLARKLGPEKYGIFASSLSMIMLISPLAGFGIAQYWLKIFGQEGWRAMRWLQGSFKFIFLSTISVILIIIIWSMIGPHDKLTAIILIMLSMHVLGQVSIELVSVKFQLEENYMNLSFFQVLPHAIRLIFIVSLSYFSTSFNFIKLSAYSYVFVSLLFFIFSSFLLFRMYKGIFLLKGHSIHSFHDEQIKYIIPNIFNVVKQSWPFGVAALFHLIYFQSDIILLKYMKNAEIAGIYNVAFTVMLAVYMLPSVIYQKFLLPKMHRWAHQDRKFFYRVYRQGNLAMLFLGVIAMVSIWLLAPWGVVFLFSETYQEATNLLMVLSVSAPIIFVASSVGATLVTQEHMMIKVKCMGVVAGVNIFLNILLIPIYGALGAAIATIFSNCILLSIYYYFAEKVVFLSDRN
- a CDS encoding FAD-binding protein codes for the protein MINLNLLNKLDNFKYYLDSEDIWYRPNYLLKYDTYFQMGGYVYVYVCPQNLITLKLVISYLIENKIEYKIIGGTSNIVFLDKINYSVVISTKNLKTIRVADSSVYVDCGYSLQDFVRVAVTHGSEGFEGLEGIPGTIGGALFMNAGAYGYTISDNLISVDCLNINGDYFVLEKKDGLFSYRTSIFKNEKIIILSACFNFKSGNKKEIEKKIEKFHIARHSYQEFVYPNLGSMFSCKGDFYYNLITHDKINIIKFYFLKLIFKNSIAKFINRKKPNNSIFNWFVSKHIKINNYKPSNKSMNIMINNGSDISTIIDYAILLRNRLNNKIYLENEFIVEPNIFIDKELLSVIEKIKLLHNIGGN
- a CDS encoding polysaccharide pyruvyl transferase family protein, which translates into the protein MKIALVTIHEANNYGAIFQTYATQIVLSMFGDVEIVNYKNRHISRSFDLIRFNLSFRGLLWAGRDVMRILPRKRVINKFKKFIDRNFKLTKVYSQKDILNNLLPKYDVYIAGSDQIWNPACISKNCTLDPVYFLDFVPENSRKISYSSSIGGYNYSESEKKQVKNFLQKYEAISVREKSTQTLLHKLMGKHIVHVLDPTLLLSKEEWLCVGNLHEGSKPNQKYILLFTVPKLPLIKQVVEFFSKKLGLNVISIEQGLTPGAKVDLHIRDAGPEEFLKLFAEAEFVITDSFHGTCFAINFCKPFVAVSSGKHINRIESLLNVVGLENKLILEKSSLYDFDINIDYDAVHEKLFRSRDESLNFLKKLLIN